Within the Flavobacterium sp. CG_23.5 genome, the region AAATTACCAAATAGAATTGCTAACCAACCGACAAATGATGCAATCACCTCCTGAAGAGCAAATGCAATACCAGCGCCCGCTACTCCCAAAGCTACCGTAAGATTCCCAAGTTTTTCGTTGAAAACTATTGTGATAAGTAGAATAGTTAAAAAATATCCGATGAAATTACTGAACTTTTTAGTTCGATACCGATTGTCAGGATTCTTTATTTTTGAAAAAAAATTTCGTTGAAATACTTTGATTATTGACCAGATAATCGCTATCCCAATTAAAATTGCCGCAATCTTACCTACCGTAGGATTAAAAAGATATCGTTGAATTTGCTCTTCTATTTATTCTTTATTTATTTGAACAACTCTTTGAGGGAAAGGGATTGTAATATCATTCGAATTAAACAATTCAAATATTCTAATTCTTATTTCACTTTTAATGTTTTCCACCCTGAAAACTTCTTCCGACCAAAAAATTACGGAAAAATTTAATGAGGAATCTCCAAAGTCAGTAAAACGTACGAATGGGCTAGGGGTTGTAAGGACACCATTTTGTTTGTCAGCTGCTTCTTTCAAAATATTCATGACTAGTTTCACATCAGAAGAATAGTCCACGCCAACTGTAATTTCGAAGCGAGAGGAAATCTTACTATGTGTCCAATTTATCAATTGGTTTCTCGTTAAGTCAGAATTAGGCAGAATAATATATTTGTCGTCTCTAGTTAAAACAGTGGTAGTTCTGATATCAATTTCTTGTACTTGACAAACTATTCCGTTTACTTCAATGATATCATTAACTTTTACAGAAGAATCAATTAGTATAATAATTCCCGAAATGAAGTCGCTAAATAGATTTTGTAATCCCAAACCAAGGCCTACAAGCAGTGCTGCTGAGCCGGCAATTAAAACTGATAGATTAAAACCAAATATTTGTAAGCTGATGATAAAAGAAAATATGATTACAAAATACTTAATTAAACTGTAAATAGAATATTTTTTGGCAACGTCAATATGGACTGCTTTGTAAATTGTTTTTTTAATTACATACAGCAAAACGAAAATAATTACAATAAATAGAGCAAATTTAAAGATTGTAGATAATTTGAAATTAAAATCTCCAAATTGCAGGAGGGTGTAGTTCAATATTTCTTTCATTAATTTTAAATTTTTTATTTCCAAAAAAATATTTTTCAGCCTCTTTTTCCTTTTTCTGATTACATAATTAGCCGTACTCCGCCTAATTCTGAAATCCTGTAAGAAAAACGATCTCCTGGAGAGCCTATAAACATGAAGTTTTTAGGAATGCCCCATTTTTTTGATAATTCATCTATGATTTCAGGACCAAAAGCACCTTTAATCTCAATGAATTCAATGTCGATATCAGGATATGCACGATCAAGTACTTCTATATCCTTTATAAGCAATTCATTTGATTCACCCTCTTTTTTGATATTTACAATTTTTAATTTCTTCGTTGTTTCGTTGAATTCAACATATTGCATTACTTTATTTAGAATGGCAACATCATCTCCCTTGGTAAAGAATACGAATTCCTGTGAATTTATTTTTAAATGTAATTTTACTAAGTAACGATTGCTAAATATAACTAATTTCCTAAATGGTTTAGAGAAATATTCCAATGAGTCAATTAATAATTGGATTAAAATTGTTCGATTCAACATAATGCTAATAAACAATAGCGCAGGTAATAGATATTTTATAAATGTATAGAATGAATTAATATTCATGTATAAATTACCTATGAAAGCAACTGCTATAAACGAGACGGCTATGACTACAGAAATCCCACCTGCCCTTTCAGGACGTGGTAATTTTTTACGTTTAAATTTCAATAATAAATTTCCGATTCCAAATAATCCCATTACTGCCAGGAAAGAAAAAGTATAAACACCTGCCAATGATACGAGATCGCCTTTGGTAACAAACAATACTGAAACGCACATTACCAGAAAGCTAATGATTATTCTATAATTTGAACCACGTTTGTTTTGTTTCAAAAAGTAGTTAGGTAAAATCCGGTCCAAAGTCATTCGATTAAGCAAACCTGAAACTCCAACAAATGAAGTCAAAACAGCGCCGCATAGAACTAAAACTGCATCAATAGAGATTAGATAAGCTAACCAATAACCTCCTGTAGTTTGACCCAAATAAGCAAGTAGGGATTCACGGTGATCCCCAACTTCTGCAAGTGGAATAATACATATAAGTAGCAATGCTAGTACCGGATTAAAAAAACTTACAATAGCCCACATGTTTCGTAAAGTTTTTGGAAAAACGCCATGTTCTTGTTCCTCTACAAAATTAGCTGAACTTTCAAATCCTGAAATTCCGAGCATTGCAGCTGAAAACCCTAAAAATAAAGCGGTTATTATGCTTCCAGAAGAAATTGGAACTGCCCAATTTATGCTAAAAGTCTGAAGTCCGTGATTTGTAAGGAACCATATTGAAGCTAAAACTAGAGTGCTTAATGTAATTAAATGGATGATAAAAATAATTACTGCAACAAAAGCAGATTCGCCAATACCTAAAATAGCCAAACCCGTAAAAGCCATTAAAACAATAATTGTTGCAATAGTGACATCAATGCCACTAAAAATGCCATGCAAGTAATGCATTCCCTCTGACGCTGAAATTACTGCAGTTGCCATATAAGATAAGACCGTTAGCGTTGCCGCAACAGAAGCCATTCTTTTCGTTGAAGTATTTAATAAAACATTATAAGCACCGCCGTTCAAAGGAATTGCACCTACTACTTCTCCGTAAATTTTTCTGAACAAAAAAAGTACAACTGCAACTATTAATAATGAAATCCATGCATATTGACCGGCATACATGATAGTAAGTGCCGAGACATATAGGCAAGATGAACTAATATCATTTCCGCAAATTGCCGTTGCTTGTAATTGATTTAATTTCGTGTGTAGATTTTTTTTCATTTTTAACTTTTATTAACCTTTTCCTATTCTGGGAATTTCTCTTTACAGAGAAATACTGATAACGTTCTTTTAATTTATTTGCTTTTAATTTTACAACAACATTTTGGATATCCATTTTTGGTTGAATGTGTAGTTGTTTTATTTTCAATAAATCACATCAAATTGATTGCTACATCAAAATTATATCGAAGGAAGAATTTGAACGTAAAAATTCAAACTTTTTTACTAGTTCAATTTTTGTGTAAATTACAATTTATTTTTAAATATTTCAGTAAATTAGATTAGTGAGTTGTTGATAAATTTAGTTTAAGTGCTCTACTTTAATCGTTAATGACCCTAATAAGTAAGCGTACAAGAAACTGCATTTCAAGCTATTTCTTTCAGTTTTTATTTGGTAAAATCCACATTTTCAGATAAATTATAATTAAAATTCTCGTAATGATTTAAAATCAATTAACTATATAATTTTAAAAAAAAAACCGCACTGTTTATGACAACAGATGCGGTTTTTTAACAACTAAATCTACTAAAAACTATCTTCTACAATTAGAAACAGTATTGGTTTTCTGTTACTAATTTGGTTGTAATTGTTTCTCTTAACCCAACAATATTTGGCATATTGGTGTATTTTGTAAAACGTCTTAAGCCCATTAGCATCATACGTTGTTCGTCGCCTTCGGCAAAAGAGATTATGCTTTCTTTTCCTTTTTGAGTTACAATATCAACAGCTTGGTAAAGGTATAATTTTGCCATTGCGATTTGCTCTTGTACTTTAGCTTCGCCTTCTTTTTTAGCTAATTTTTCAGTTCTTAAAATCGTTGATTCTGCCATGTAGATTTCAATCAAGATATCAGAAGCTGCCATCAATAACTGTTGGTGTGCGTCTAAGTCTGGTCCGTATTTTTGAACCGCACCTCCGGCAACCATTAGGAATGCTTTTTTCAATTTAGCAATCATTTCTTTCTCTTCAGCAAACAATTCAGAATAATCTGGTGTTTCGAAAGAAGGAATTCCCATTAATTCTTCGGTTACTTTCATTGCAGGACCTAATAAATCAACGTGTCCTTTCATGGCTTTTTTAATCAACATTCCTACAGAAAGCATTCTGTTGATTTCGTTTGTTCCTTCATAAATACGAGCAATACGTGCATCTCTCCAAGCACTTTCCATCGGCGTATCTTCAGAGAATCCCATTCCACCAAAAATTTGAATTCCTTCGTCGGCACAATTTTGAACATCTTCAGAAACCGCCACTTTCAATACGGAACATTCAATAGCAAATTCTTCAACACCTTTTAATTCAGCTTCCTGATGTGTAGATCCTTCAGTTTCACGTGATGCAATGCGATCTTCAATATCTTTGGCAGCTCTATAAGTCGCGCTTTCTCCAGCATAACAGCTTGTCGCCATCTCTGCTAATTTAGAACGAATGGCTCCAAACTGTGAAATTGCCGTGTTAAACTGAATTCTTTCATTAGCATATTTAACTGAACTTGAAATTACTCTTCTTTGTGCGTCCAAACAAGCAGCTGCCAATTTGATACGACCCACGTTCAATGCATTCATCGCTATTTTGAAACCATTTCCTCTTTCAGAAAGCATGTTTTCAACAGGAACTTTAGTTTCATTAAAGAAAACCTGACGAGTAGAGGAAGCACGAATACCTAATTTGTGTTCTTCTTCACCCATTGAGATTCCATTATCGGCTGTGTTTTCAAGTATAAAACCAGTAATATTTTTATCATCACCAATTCTTGCAAAAACGATAAATACAGAACAAAATCCTGCATTCGAAATCCACATTTTTTGTCCTGTGATTGAGTAATATTTACCATCTTCAGATAAAACTGCTTTTGTTTTTCCAGAGTTGGCATCAGATCCCGCTCCTGGTTCAGTCAAACAGTACGCACCAAACCATTCGCCAGAAGCTAATTTTGGTACATATTTTTGTTTTTGTTCCTCAGTTCCGTACAAAGTAATTGGCATTGTTCCAATTCCAGTATGTGCTCCAAAAGCAGTCGAGAATGAACCCGTTGCTCCAGAAATATAATCACAAACCAAAACAGTATTTACAAAGCCCATTCCCATTCCTCCATAAGATTCCGGAACAGCAACGCTTAGAAATCCTAAGTCACCGGCTTTTTTCATGGACTCTTCTGTGAAAGCATAATCTTTCTTTTCAAAACGGTCTTTATTTGGCCATAATTCTTTGTCAACAAACTCTTTTACTGAGTCACGCATCATTAATTGCTCTTCATTGAAATCTTCTGGAGTGAAGATGTCTTCGCACTTTGTTTCTTTAACCAAAAACTGACCGCCACGGGTTACGTTTTTTTCAATTGTATCTGCCATAATTAGCCCCCTAACCCCCGAAGGGGGAATTCCTACTAGGGGTCAGTAGGGTGTAAAGTTATTGATTGTCTAAATTATTTATAATATTGGAGTGTTCCCCCTTCGGGGGTTAGGGGGCTTTACAACAATTCGTAAATCCCTGCTGAACCTTGTCCTGTTCCTACACACATGGAAACGATTCCGTATTTACTTCCTCTGCGTTTCATTTCGTCAAATAATTGAACCGACAGTTTAGCTCCAGTGCAACCCAGAGGGTGACCTAACGCAATCGCACCACCATTAACATTAATGATTTCAGGATTTAGGTTCAATTCTCTCGTTACAGCTAATGCTTGTGATGCAAAAGCTTCGTTTAACTCTATTAAATCAATATCATTCAAAGTTAATCCGGCTTGTTTCAATGCTTTTGGAATCGCTTTTACCGGTCCAATTCCCATGATTCTTGGTTCAACTCCTGCTGATGCAAAGTTTACCAAACGGGCGATAGGAGTAAGGTTCAATTCTTTTACCATTTCTTCGCTCATGATTAAAACAAATGCTGCTCCATCACTCATTTGAGAAGAGTTTCCTGCAGTTACACTTCCGTTTGCTTCAAAAACGGGTCTTAAACCTGCCAAAGCTTCCACAGAAGTTCCTGCTCTAGGACCTTCATCTTTATTTACGATATACGATTTAGTTTCTTTTTTACCGTTCTCGTTGATAAACGTTTGTTCCACAGTAATAGGAACAATTTGTTTGTCAAATTTACCTTCGGCTTGCGCTTTCAGGGCTTTCATATGTGATTGGTACGCAAACTCATCTTGGTCCGCACGAGATACATTGAATTGTTGGGCTACCGCTTCAGCAGTAAGTCCCATTCCCCAATAGTAATCTTCGTTTCCAGCTTTTGCTACAGCATAATCCGGAGTAGGTTTATAGCCTCCCATTGGAATAAAACTCATGCTTTCGGCACCGCCGGCAATGATACAATCCGCCATTCCCGATTGGATTTTGGCTGTAGCCATACCAATTGTTTCTAATCCTGAAGCGCAATACCGGTTTACGGTGACACCGGGAACATCTTCGATTTTCAATCCCATCAAAGAAATCAATCTACCTACGTTTAAACCTTGTTCTGCTTCCGGCATCGCATTTCCTACCATCACGTCATCAATACGTTTTTTGTCGAAATCAGGCAACTCATTCATCATAAATTGAATAGTTTCTGCTGCCAATTCGTCAGGACGTTTGAATCTAAAAACGCCTTTTGGAGCTTTCCCCACGGCTGTTCTGTATGCTTTTACTATATATGCTGTTTTCATAAATTGAGTATTAAGATTGGAGTATTAAGAATTAAGACTAGCCAATCGTTATAAATTTTTACTTTTTAGAGATTTTTGAAGAGCGAAACTCATATTGCTTACTTCTACCAATTCATTTACAATTGGTGTTATTTGTTCTTCTGAAATTAATTCAAGTCTTTTTGAAATCATTAATTGAGTTATCAATTCATAAGTTGAACCATTAGCAACACCAAGAAAATATACAAATTCATTATTTGAATTTCTTCCTGAACCTTCTGCGATATTAGAAGGAATAGAAACTGCGCATTTTTTAATTTGATGTGTTAAATTAAATTTTTCATCAATTGGCAAATCTTTGCAAACACGGTATACGTTTTCAGCAATATCCATTGCTTTTTGCCAAATTTTTAATTTTTCAAACTGATGCATAATTGTCTGGTTTAAAATCTTAATTCTTAATACAAAATACTTAATTCTTTTTCTAATTCCTTAATGGTTTACCTTTTGTAAGCATAAATTGAATTCTTTCTAATGTCTTACGTTCTGTAGACAAGCTTAAAAATGCTTCTCGTTCTAAATCCAATAAATATTGTTCCGTTACTAATGTTGGTTCAGATAAATCACCACCAGCCATTACATAGGCTAGTTTATTAGCAATTTTCTTGTCATGTTCTGAGATGTATTTTCCGGCTTCCATTTGGTCCGTTCCTACTAAGAACATACCTAAGGCTTGTTTTCCCAATACTTTTACATCACTTCTGCGAATAGGTTGAGTATAACCTGCTTCTGCCATTAATAATGCGTGTTTCTTCGCTTCGGCAATCTGACGGTCTTTGTTTACCACAATAATATCTTTCCCTTGTTGTAAAAGTCCGGTATCAAAAGCTTCGTATCCTGAAGTAGATACCTTAGCCATAGCGATTGTCAAGAAATATTCTTGAAGAACATTCAACTCAACATCATTTTTATGGAATAAGTCTGATGCTCTTAACGCCATCTCTTTAGATCCACCACCACCTGGAAGTACACCAACTCCAAATTCTACTAATCCCATGTAAGTTTCAGCAGCAGCAACTACTTTATCAGCATGTAAACTCATTTCGCATCCACCACCAAAAGTCATTCCGTGTGGCGCAACAACAACTGGAATTCCAGAATAACGCACGCGCATCATAGTGTCCTGGAACATTTTGATGGCCATGTTCAATTCGTCATATTCTTGTTCTACGGCCATCATGAAAATCATTCCAATATTGGCACCCACAGAGAAATTCGCTGCTTGATTTCCAATAACCAATCCTTGATATTCTTTTTCAGATAAATCAATCGCTTTATTGATAGCGACCAAAACATCGCCGCCAATCGTATTCATTTTAGATTGGAATTCTAAATTCAAAATTCCGTCTCCTAAATCTTGTATAATCGCACCGCTATTACTCCATACTTTTTTGCTTTCGCGAATGTTGTTAAGGATAATAAATGAATCCTGACCTGGAACTTTAGTTTGTGATTTTGTAGGGATATTGTAGAAAAAAGTTGCACCTTCTTTTACAGAATAGAAGCTAGTACTTCCAGAAGCCAACATATCATTTACCCAAGCAGCTGGTTCAAGACCTTCCGCTTTCATGATTTCAATTCCTTTTTCAACACCGATTGCATCCCAAATTTCGAAAGGACCATTTTCCCATCCAAAACCGGCTTTCATCGCATCGTCAATTTTGTATAATTCATCTGAGATTTCAGGAATTCTGTTCGAAACATAAGCAAACATTCCAGCAAAACTTTTTCTATAGAATTCACCTGCTTTGTCTTTTCCTTTTACCAGAACTTTAAAACGGTCAATTGGTTTATCGATCGTTTTTGTAAGTTCCAAAGTAGCAAAAGAAGCTCTTTTAGCCGGACGGTACTCTAAAGTATCTAAATCCAAAGAAAGAATATCTCTATCTACTTTTTTATAAAAACCTTGACCCGTTTTGCTTCCCAACCATTTGTTTTCCATCATTTTGTTGACAAATTCTGGTAGTTTGAATAACTCGTGTTGTTCGTCGTTAGGACAATTTTCATAAATACCATTGGCAACATGTACCAAAGTATCCAATCCAACAACGTCAACGGTTCTAAAAGTGGCCGATTTTGGTCGGCCAATAACTGGACCAGTCAATTTATCTACTTCTTCAATCGTAAGTCCCAATTCTTTTACCAAATGAAACAAACTCTGAATCCCGTAAATCCCAACTCTATTTCCAATGAATGCAGGAGTATCTTTGGCAACAACCGAAGTTTTTCCCAAGAATTTTTCTCCATAAATAGTAAGGAAGTCCAATACTTCAGTTGAAGTTTGTGGACCAGGAATAATTTCGAATAACTTTAAATAACGCGCAGGGTTAAAAAAGTGTGTCCCACAGAAATGCTTTTGGAAATCGTCACT harbors:
- a CDS encoding mechanosensitive ion channel domain-containing protein, yielding MEEQIQRYLFNPTVGKIAAILIGIAIIWSIIKVFQRNFFSKIKNPDNRYRTKKFSNFIGYFLTILLITIVFNEKLGNLTVALGVAGAGIAFALQEVIASFVGWLAILFGNFYNTGDRVQLGGIKGDVMDIGVFRTTIMAIGQWVDGNLYTGRIVLIANSFVFKEPVFNYSGDFPFLWDEIKLPIQ
- a CDS encoding mechanosensitive ion channel family protein; protein product: MKEILNYTLLQFGDFNFKLSTIFKFALFIVIIFVLLYVIKKTIYKAVHIDVAKKYSIYSLIKYFVIIFSFIISLQIFGFNLSVLIAGSAALLVGLGLGLQNLFSDFISGIIILIDSSVKVNDIIEVNGIVCQVQEIDIRTTTVLTRDDKYIILPNSDLTRNQLINWTHSKISSRFEITVGVDYSSDVKLVMNILKEAADKQNGVLTTPSPFVRFTDFGDSSLNFSVIFWSEEVFRVENIKSEIRIRIFELFNSNDITIPFPQRVVQINKE
- a CDS encoding APC family permease, whose amino-acid sequence is MKKNLHTKLNQLQATAICGNDISSSCLYVSALTIMYAGQYAWISLLIVAVVLFLFRKIYGEVVGAIPLNGGAYNVLLNTSTKRMASVAATLTVLSYMATAVISASEGMHYLHGIFSGIDVTIATIIVLMAFTGLAILGIGESAFVAVIIFIIHLITLSTLVLASIWFLTNHGLQTFSINWAVPISSGSIITALFLGFSAAMLGISGFESSANFVEEQEHGVFPKTLRNMWAIVSFFNPVLALLLICIIPLAEVGDHRESLLAYLGQTTGGYWLAYLISIDAVLVLCGAVLTSFVGVSGLLNRMTLDRILPNYFLKQNKRGSNYRIIISFLVMCVSVLFVTKGDLVSLAGVYTFSFLAVMGLFGIGNLLLKFKRKKLPRPERAGGISVVIAVSFIAVAFIGNLYMNINSFYTFIKYLLPALLFISIMLNRTILIQLLIDSLEYFSKPFRKLVIFSNRYLVKLHLKINSQEFVFFTKGDDVAILNKVMQYVEFNETTKKLKIVNIKKEGESNELLIKDIEVLDRAYPDIDIEFIEIKGAFGPEIIDELSKKWGIPKNFMFIGSPGDRFSYRISELGGVRLIM
- a CDS encoding acyl-CoA dehydrogenase family protein — protein: MADTIEKNVTRGGQFLVKETKCEDIFTPEDFNEEQLMMRDSVKEFVDKELWPNKDRFEKKDYAFTEESMKKAGDLGFLSVAVPESYGGMGMGFVNTVLVCDYISGATGSFSTAFGAHTGIGTMPITLYGTEEQKQKYVPKLASGEWFGAYCLTEPGAGSDANSGKTKAVLSEDGKYYSITGQKMWISNAGFCSVFIVFARIGDDKNITGFILENTADNGISMGEEEHKLGIRASSTRQVFFNETKVPVENMLSERGNGFKIAMNALNVGRIKLAAACLDAQRRVISSSVKYANERIQFNTAISQFGAIRSKLAEMATSCYAGESATYRAAKDIEDRIASRETEGSTHQEAELKGVEEFAIECSVLKVAVSEDVQNCADEGIQIFGGMGFSEDTPMESAWRDARIARIYEGTNEINRMLSVGMLIKKAMKGHVDLLGPAMKVTEELMGIPSFETPDYSELFAEEKEMIAKLKKAFLMVAGGAVQKYGPDLDAHQQLLMAASDILIEIYMAESTILRTEKLAKKEGEAKVQEQIAMAKLYLYQAVDIVTQKGKESIISFAEGDEQRMMLMGLRRFTKYTNMPNIVGLRETITTKLVTENQYCF
- a CDS encoding acetyl-CoA C-acyltransferase, which gives rise to MKTAYIVKAYRTAVGKAPKGVFRFKRPDELAAETIQFMMNELPDFDKKRIDDVMVGNAMPEAEQGLNVGRLISLMGLKIEDVPGVTVNRYCASGLETIGMATAKIQSGMADCIIAGGAESMSFIPMGGYKPTPDYAVAKAGNEDYYWGMGLTAEAVAQQFNVSRADQDEFAYQSHMKALKAQAEGKFDKQIVPITVEQTFINENGKKETKSYIVNKDEGPRAGTSVEALAGLRPVFEANGSVTAGNSSQMSDGAAFVLIMSEEMVKELNLTPIARLVNFASAGVEPRIMGIGPVKAIPKALKQAGLTLNDIDLIELNEAFASQALAVTRELNLNPEIINVNGGAIALGHPLGCTGAKLSVQLFDEMKRRGSKYGIVSMCVGTGQGSAGIYELL
- a CDS encoding four helix bundle protein — protein: MHQFEKLKIWQKAMDIAENVYRVCKDLPIDEKFNLTHQIKKCAVSIPSNIAEGSGRNSNNEFVYFLGVANGSTYELITQLMISKRLELISEEQITPIVNELVEVSNMSFALQKSLKSKNL
- a CDS encoding 3-hydroxyacyl-CoA dehydrogenase/enoyl-CoA hydratase family protein, encoding MKRTIKKVAVIGSGIMGSGIACHFANIGVEVLLLDIVPRELTEAEAKKGLTLESKIVRNRLVNEHLANSLKSKPSPIYSQKFASRITTGNTTDDMAKIATVDWIIEVVVERLDIKKMVFEQIEKFRKPGTLVTSNTSGIPIHFMSEGRSDDFQKHFCGTHFFNPARYLKLFEIIPGPQTSTEVLDFLTIYGEKFLGKTSVVAKDTPAFIGNRVGIYGIQSLFHLVKELGLTIEEVDKLTGPVIGRPKSATFRTVDVVGLDTLVHVANGIYENCPNDEQHELFKLPEFVNKMMENKWLGSKTGQGFYKKVDRDILSLDLDTLEYRPAKRASFATLELTKTIDKPIDRFKVLVKGKDKAGEFYRKSFAGMFAYVSNRIPEISDELYKIDDAMKAGFGWENGPFEIWDAIGVEKGIEIMKAEGLEPAAWVNDMLASGSTSFYSVKEGATFFYNIPTKSQTKVPGQDSFIILNNIRESKKVWSNSGAIIQDLGDGILNLEFQSKMNTIGGDVLVAINKAIDLSEKEYQGLVIGNQAANFSVGANIGMIFMMAVEQEYDELNMAIKMFQDTMMRVRYSGIPVVVAPHGMTFGGGCEMSLHADKVVAAAETYMGLVEFGVGVLPGGGGSKEMALRASDLFHKNDVELNVLQEYFLTIAMAKVSTSGYEAFDTGLLQQGKDIIVVNKDRQIAEAKKHALLMAEAGYTQPIRRSDVKVLGKQALGMFLVGTDQMEAGKYISEHDKKIANKLAYVMAGGDLSEPTLVTEQYLLDLEREAFLSLSTERKTLERIQFMLTKGKPLRN